A single genomic interval of Primulina huaijiensis isolate GDHJ02 chromosome 7, ASM1229523v2, whole genome shotgun sequence harbors:
- the LOC140981468 gene encoding 2-dehydro-3-deoxyphosphooctonate aldolase 1, translating into MESSIALFNQLKAADPFFLLAGPNVIESEDHILYMAKKIKDITSKLGLPLVFKSSFDKANRTSSKSFRGPGMSDGLKILERVKTTFDIPIVTDVHESIQCEAVGKVADIIQIPAFLCRQTDLLVAAAKTGRIINIKKGQFCAPSVMANSAEKIRMAGNENVMVCERGTMFGYNDLIVDPRNLEWLREANCPVVADITHSLQQPAGRKLEGGGVASGGLRELIPCIARTAVAVGVDGIFMEVHDNPLNAPVDGPTQWPLRHLEELLEELIAIARVSKGKQHFQIDLTPFSS; encoded by the exons ATGGAATCGTCAATTGCGCTTTTCAATCAGCTCAAG GCAGCGGATCCATTTTTCTTACTAGCAGGTCCGAATGTGATTGAATCGGAGGATCATATTCTCTACATGGCGAAGAAGATCAAGGATATCACTTCTAA ACTTGGATTGCCGTTGGTTTTCAAGTCGAGTTTTGACAAAGCTAATAGAACATCTTCTAAGTCGTTTCGCGGACCTGGCATGAGTGACGGCTTGAAG ATTCTTGAGAGAGTGAAAACCACTTTTGATATCCCAATAGTTACTGATGTGCACGAGTCAATTCAG TGTGAAGCTGTTGGCAAGGTTGCTGACATAATTCAGATTCCCGCTTTCTTGTGCCGGCAG ACAGATCTTCTTGTTGCCGCGGCTAAGACTGGGAGGATTATTAATATCAAGAAAGGGCAATTTTGTGCTCCTTCT GTCATGGCAAACTCTGCTGAAAAGATTAGGATGGCCGGAAATGAAAATGTTATGGTTTGCGAGAGAGGCACAATGTTTGGCTACA ATGACTTGATTGTTGACCCACGAAATTTGGAGTGGTTAAGGGAGGCCAATTGTCCCGTT GTAGCAGACATAACGCATTCACTACAACAACCCGCTGGGAGAAAG CTGGAAGGTGGTGGTGTTGCTAGTGGTGGTCTTCGAGAACTCATACCTTGCATTGCCAGGACTGCAGTAGCTGTTGGAGTGGACGGTATTTTTATGGAG GTGCATGACAACCCTTTAAATGCTCCTGTTGATGGTCCAACTCAGTGG CCTCTTCGCCATTTGGAGGAACTGTTGGAAGAACTCATAGCTATTGCT AGGGTTAGCAAGGGGAAGCAACATTTTCAAATCGATCTCACCCCATTCAGCTCGTGA